Part of the Anoplopoma fimbria isolate UVic2021 breed Golden Eagle Sablefish unplaced genomic scaffold, Afim_UVic_2022 Un_contig_8848_pilon_pilon, whole genome shotgun sequence genome is shown below.
TGCTCTTTATATCACACTCAGTGTCACTGTGCCATAAGCTTTATAACCACTAACATGTTTGGATGTGTCTCTTTATGTCCTCCTCACTCACAGGAAAGAACTCAAAACAGCCAAAGCAGATTTTCTTTGGTAAGAGGTCATGATAcaagtacaatatatacaatgtatttatataatatacaatttatataatatatgaggtTTCCTAGTGTAAATAAAACAGTCATCCAAGGAAACACAAAGCAACTCCATTACTGTGATATGAGCCTTTACTTatagatggagaaagagaagaaatgcAGATAAACAGACTGGATTCATTATATAAACTGATGAAGCACTGAAACATTGTATGAAGCAGAAGAGCAGCAGATAGAATATGAATATGTACAGAATATAATGAGGGGTGCTATGTTACAGAAACACACCTGATATCAAGTTAGAGAGGGAACCTTTCCATTCAAATacagaatatgaaacatatggAGAGCAGAGCTTTCTCACTTGTTTTTCAGCAGAAATCAGATTATTTCTGTGTCATATGGGTCATTGTATATTATGTTCAGTCATCTGTCTTAATATGATCCAGCGTCATAGCCAACAACtactacagcagcagcagaaagaagTGGAGACACTGAAAAAGAATCTGGAGAGCCAACAGGAGGAATCAAACATCCACATCAAGAAGGTTTCTATTTGTATCTTTTGCTCATGAGATTTCTTTCAGTGACCAAATGGTTAGTTTTCAGTTCATCTTCTCCGTCTGGGTCCAAGTCACTTCAAGAACCAAGTCAAGTAAAGAATGTGTCGGAGAGGACTTGAGAACTTTTCCAGTCAAAAACCCAAAGTTTGATGATTTAAATGCTATGACTCACATTGATACTCAGACAGTGGAGATgaataaaaaggtgtttttttccaaatgagaGTTGTTGGTACTTGTTCTGTAACTGAGTCTTTAAGTTCTCAGAATatgcattaataataaacatgtctCTCATATTGTTCCTGTGTTCTCTTTCCTCCCAGTCTGAAGACATAGAAGGTGAAGTCCAGCAGCTCCAGGATCAGATTCAGAGGATGGAGGCCGACCTGCAGAACCTGATGGAGTCCAACAAGAGAGAGGTTCTTCTTTCTACCTTAACTTTGAGGGTCCAGTCTAGTAACCCTAAAACAGATTCACAGACACTGACTGTGTAGTTAGTTTACTTTGTCTACCAAGCTCAGTGGTCACatcttcctttttaaataagCTTTGACCAGGAAGTAACATACTAGGAGTGTATCTGTATGTGAACACATTATTTGGATATGcatggtttgtttttcaaaataaaagggtATATAGTAAAAGAGCAGGCACACTGCCACAGGAATTATAGAAAACAGCTGCAATGTGCTACAAGAAGCCTTACTTTCCACAGAGAATCTAGACACAGAGAAGTtacatcatgtttttaattgtttaaatgatAAACCATGAACTACATTAATTAAAGAACATggctctcctcatctctccctttctccccagTTGGAAAGAAGCAGAGAAGCTCCAGCAGAGTCTTCCACCTCGTTGGTAAGTGGTCATGTAGAAGTGAAACACTCAAAGGTTCCTGATAAACATTTAGCTTCTTTATAAACTCTAccagcagaagagctgctgcaggacgGAGTGGGAAGTTTGGAATTTGTTTAGGATTAGTTGGTGTAACTTCAGAGTTTCTAACACATGAATAACTGAATATAATCAACTGTAGAAGATGAGAATCACTGAATATGTATTATGGTATGTTTAGTCACATTCCCTAATAAGAAACATTTCTATCATCTTGTCTCTaatctctgtctcctctctttctatCGGCTTAAGTGGCCGCTAGTTTCCAGACAAAAGTTCCAGgatgagcagcagaggaggcagAAAGCTGAGAACCAAGTTCACATCCTGGAGGAGAAACTTCAGACTAAGACCAGGGaggtttgtatttgttttaaccactctcttcatgtctctcttcatgtctctcttcatgtctctcttcatgtcatTCATGTTTCTAATGTCTCTCttaatgtctctcttcatgtctctcttcatgtctctcttcatgtctctcttcatgtctctcttcatgtctctcttcatgtctctcatcatgtctctcttcatgtctctcttcatgtctctcttcatgtctctcatcatgtctctcttcatgtctctcttcatgtctctcttcatgtctctcttcatgtctctctcttcatgtctctcttcatgtctctcttctcAGTCTCTcttcatcatgtctctcttcatgtctctctcttcatgtctctatcatgtctctcttcatgtctctctcttcatggatgtctctcttctctcacagTTGGAGGGAAAACAGGCTGACAGTCATAAATATCAGGAGGAAGTGGAAACCCTGAAGACTCAGTTAGAGTCCAAGAATAAAGAGGTGAATATGATCATTATTGTCTGTCTGGATTAggatgtcttcatgtcttctccacatctttgtttgtcttcgGTCCATCTTTAAATGTCTCACATATGCGCTTTGCTCCTCCCACTTCTACTGCTTTATTGTATCTTTAGTTTATTAGAagatgtgaaataaaacaaataacaaagaCGATGTTTAAACCCGAGTTCGATGAGGAGAAAAGGCAGCAATGAAGACTGAAACCAGAACCACATGTTGTGTTTAAGCTCAGGTCCAAACCAggcaaagattaaaaaaagtcaaaatagtcCAAAAGATGTCGTCTTTAAGTGAGGTTGAGAGGCTGCTAAAGTCAAAGAAGAAACATTCAAACAGACTCATCCTCAGAGACAGAACAGCTATGTATATGTATTGTGAACAGATTATGATTTACAAACATCatcatccatctgtctgtctgtcagctggAGGACAAACGAGATGCTAACACACAGTGGAAGAAGAGCCACGATGAactgaaggagacaaagagtcaactgaagagaaaggaggaagagatcAGCCGGCTGAATagacaagtacacacacacacacacacacacacacacacacacacacacacacacacacacacacacacacacacacacacacacacacacacacacacacacacacacagtcagtcacaACAACTCAGGCCTAGACGTTGGAAACAGATTTATTTGGGATGAAGGATGTCCTGGTATGACCTCACACAGAACATCAGGCTCAGAGACCTGTTACATTAGAAGTTACACTCACAGCTCAACGTATATTTCCTGTGAATCTGTGTCTGATTCTGATTTAAATGGAAATGGTTGAAATCatcatccatctgtctgtctgtcagctggAGAACAAACGAGATGCTGACGCAGAGTGGAAGAAGAGCAACGATGAACTGAAGGAGGCAAAGAGTCAACTgaagagaaaggaggaagagatcAGCATGCTGAAGAgagaagtacacacacacacacacacacacacacacacacacacacacacacacacacacacacacacacacacacaattaactCATATTAGGGCTTAAAGTTAAAATTTAGGGCGTGGCCattttgagtgacaggtgggaaCAACATGTCTTCCAGCAGCTAGCACCTACACAGATAGCTACATAGCAGTAGACACATGTTTGACatagtatgacattttgaaaacataatgAATCATCACTGTGTTGTTGGTGtaacagatgaaaaaaacagtttcctcATGTTTGAATGTTAAAGTGTTGACAGACTGGTCTGATATGTAATCTGAcatgtcattattttaatgatgaGCACTCTGGTGGTGCAGAGGAGacctgagctgctgtttgtcttcatctctctctcagttGGACAAGAAGCTCTGGAATGAGAACCAGAAGGCTGATGAAGAcatgaagctgctgctgaacagaaacaaagaggtTCATCTCTTCACACAAatcatctttttaatttatctATATGACATTGATTTGAACAGTACATCTATTAATTGACCTTTAAGAGTCAATAGAGTTTTGCTGATTTCTTGACAACATTTACTTTGAGACATTCAGTTTGTTCAGTTTATGGacttattttataataacatgctgattgttatatttacattatttgtgCTTAAAGTAAACTGGGTTACACCTGAGCCAGCCTATATGCACATAATCACAacctccagccaatcagaaactaGTTTTCATCCAGATGagaatattatgtttattaaataaagtacTGGATCAACTAAATCTCTTTCCCTCACAGTGGCAGCAGAAACTCCATGAAGAGAAGACCAGGAGGGAGGCAGCTGAGAGAGAAGTGGAGACCTTAAAGAAGGTGAATACAAAGGTTCATTTTGAACAAAAgcagtttttattcatttatcagtTTTTCATGTCACTTTCTTTGTATCTTCTtcacaaattattgttttttgtctgaaaCCAAACAACGTATCCTCATAAAACGGTTTGTATGGAATCTAACAAAAAGTCACTCcctatttttcatttgttttcctacaaaagccagcaacTTGTCAAATTACACTCGTTACTTGCCTCCAGTCTTTTACTGAATTAACgtcctcacaggaaacaatttaggcaacaaaactacttctAAAGGTTTCAGAAAAAGATGATATTTGGAGTTAAAATAACTCGGCAGTGCTACTGATACTGGAGTACACAAGTTATGCCACATGAACTTTgcagaggtctcctgggtgagaTATCCACCCTTTGTTGGCTTTTAAGGTTTTTAaacttcctcgttcatgattacgtggagaacatacacaatcattttgtgggatatctacgaaaTAAGgtagttaaaataataaaatgaatatattattatataatattaaataaaatgaacacttGAGATGATGAAGGCACTGACAaagtagtacaaaatgtaaccTATACGATGAGAACATCCTGAACCAAGACAACTCAAACTAGACCTGAGAGCAGATCTGAGACTCTAAATCTAAAAGTTCTGAAACTGAACAGATCACAAAGTGTTAAAGATCCCCATAGAACATCAGGTCAGTATGAACACTGTCCTGTTTAAGTCTAAAGGTGTTGACTTTGTATGTAATCGGGCCACGTCTAAAATTTCTGTTTCTCTTAACATAACCTTATGGAGGAGGAAGATTTATAAACATTCAATATGGTTACTCAACATTTATCAAAACATACCTGAAAAGATTACAATTTGCAGTTAATTACATGTATTCCCATTTCTtgtaaaatggcaaaaaagaTCTCACTCATAaggaaaactgaaaatattaaacTCAATCTATCACAGTCAGTTCAACAGTTCACCGTCACTTCCTGCATGAATCTACTGCTGAACGCTCaacatccatctgtctgtctgctggctgTTGATTACTGTTGATCACTGATCTGTattgttgtctctctctcaggtacAACACAGCAGATGTCCTctcacagccaatcacagtcCTCTGCAGGAGAACAGcagctcagccaatcacagtccTCAGCAGGAGAACAgcagctcagccaatcagaactcAACCACAGGACCTGGAATCGTCATTGAGGTCGACCAACGGGGGAAATATATCCGTCTCAGAAACAAGTCCCATGAGGTAacgttgtttgtgtgtatgaacaATGTACCAGTATTTATGAGTGTGAAGAATATTTATAACTGTATGTTTACTTAGTGAATCCAGAATCCATGTTCTCTTGTTTTCATGTAAAGAGTGAAATGACATCCAATCATTGATAAGCACTGAATAGATTCTACTGTAGCATTAATCTGttagtctctctctgtctcaccctccctctcacACCTGGTTTCCTACAGGACCGACCACTGGGAGGCTGGAGGTTAGAAATGCAGGTCAGCAGAAGAAACATCTCGTACACATTTGATAAATCTTACAAGCTCAAGTCTGGAGAAACTGTCACTGTGagtctttcttcctttctctatttatcttgttacattttgtcttttttctcatcCATGTCATCCCTGTTGTTGAGTTCcatttgcaataaaataaataactaaataatatgaatacCTTATTGCTTTAATTAgttaatgatttaatgattctgctcttaagtcagTGACCTTTGTATTTTACAGATGTCAGGTCCAGGTTGTGAtactctttcctcttcctctgagctCTGGTGGAAGGACTTTAGGACGTTCAACTCTGCAGACAAACTGAAGTTCACCCTCATCGACAACACTGAGAGCCGACATGAACTCACTTATACTATTTTTGCTTAGCTTACCTTATTGCTCCTTTTAActggaaaaaggagaaaaagtttCCATCTGTAACTCCAAATTAATTCTGAAGggtggatatatatatttatatacgtATAAATATATACTGGAAATGTACTCTTCATTGTTGAGGAAAATAGCATTctaaaatctataaataaaataatgaactgTTATAAAGACagtgtaaaataagttaaaCTCACGATTAAAGTGTGAGCTATTGTAACTcaggaacttttattttattatctttgctGGATTGAACATATTAGATCttcacaaatgtttgtttctatgttttctatttgttattcaatttaaattgtCAATATGTAACCCCTTCTCCATTTCATGTGATGAAggaataaaaagataaatacatttttgatatcttattttatttcctaaattcgagataatatttatatttgagaaATATCAActtccaaatgtgttttatttctaaatatgtTTCCTGTTAGATAGAACTCTACTGTATAATAAACAGATATAATTGAGTATTAATTGACAGATTTTTGTAcattctttgatgttttttcaaaatcagtTGTGCTGACAATCTTTTCTTGGCTGAAATCCctcaatattttatatttacatgttttctgttcaAATAAACCTTCAGAATAATATTCTTAACATATTGttgtcagttttgtttttattttgttctgttgtgACAAACggaacaaaataaaaggtgatGCAGCAACACAGCAGCTGGTCTAACCGACtagatattatattaatatgtttCCTTATATACATTACTGAATGTGACGCTTTGAACTAACCATCAAACCATGAACGTCTGGCTGTTTCACAGAGGCTCCTGAACGCCTCGTCTATACAGACAAACTCTCGTGTGGTTTGTGTGTCAGAAGCTGAAATTATCACCAGAACGTGTAGAGTCTAAAACCAAACCCAGACCAACACGCTGAGGAAACTGTCAGCTGACCTTTTAAAAATAGTCCATGTATCAGTCAGTAACCTTTTCTGTGAGAAAGTctaacagctgctgcaggtttgAACATGTAACACAGAGACGTCTGACAGCTCACAGTTCAACACAACTCAACACAAAGTTCAGTTTTATCTCTTCTGacccaaagcatgatgggatGTTCTCTGCTTCGTTATCTAGAGGACCAAACTACCTTCAACCTGTAGACGTGAGTCTCAGTTATTTCTGTGTGACTCTGAGTTTCCCACAGTGAAGTagtcccagcagcagcagcagcagagccaccATCACTATGGTGAACACAGTCCTTAAGACGAGGACAGCGTGGAGGAAGTGGTCTGAGGAGGGACAAGTCTCTCTGTGAAGATCTGCAAAGACAACAGAACATCTGCTGTGACATCATCTCAGCCttacagcatgctaacataacaTCTGGCTATCTTCATTTGAGTCATTGCTATGTTTTACCTCTGACAGTCAGCCAGCTCTCTGCTGACTCTCCTCCATCAGAGACTCTGCACTTGTAGAGTCCTTCATCAGACTTGGAAACATGGAGGATGGTGATGTTTCCCGTAGAGCTGCTCCTGATGAGGAGGCCGTCTTTATAGAAATCAGCTGTGATGGTAGAGGAGGTCGTCATGTTTCTGCACCTCAGAGTCACATCGTGTCCTTCTCTCACAGGGAGGACAGGACTCTCCAGGATCACTGAACcgtctgaaaaacaaagatttgatGGCGTTTCTTCTGAAGATCGATGAAATGCACTCGTGGGCATGAGTTAGATTGAACATTGACATCAGTTTAATGTCCTATTTAGGCTTTTCTCTCAAGATAGTCTCATTCATTTCATGCAATAAGTCATGGAAACTGAAACGTACTAGTGACAGAGATGACGACACTGttgcttctctctcctccttcagtCTCACACCAGTattctcctccgtctcctccataGGCTCTTTGAATAGAACATGACAGTACCAGCGTCTCCTTATAACATGAAGAAATAAAGTCCACAGCGGTCCTGATCCCTCTCAACTGAGTGGATCCATCAGAACCCACACAGTGAAAAGAGACCGACTCGTACTCAAAGAACTGCAGTCTGTTTGGAACGATACGAAGAGCTGCATCTGAATCAAATGAAACGGACGTTACTGCAAACATCCATGttttaaagacattatttaaatgaaaacatggctGAGATCAATGATGGATGTGGATATGAAGAGTTGACTGAGTCCTACTTACCGATATTCTGAACATGTGCTCCGAGCAGAATGAATACAAGCATCACTGGACAGACAAAGGAAAGATACTCTATGTCACCTATGGACGTATGTACTGTCTTTACATACAGAGGGAAATGTAAAActtatagaatatatataacatagACTCCTCAGTACTCACTCAGTCTGAAGCAGAGAGTTGTAACCTCCATGTGGTGTTGCTGCTGACTGACATCAGAGTGAAACAGAGCTGAAGTTAATTCTAGATGAgaacttcctcttcctgttcacTGTATTTCTGATGTTGATGCAAAAGCTGGGGCTGAACTCACTGTGGCTTCAACATTCAGCAGTGAGCAGTGTGCTTCACCCTGACACTTAGGGCTGAAGGTCCTCTTGACTTGGACTGGGTTTACTATGACCACGATGACTGAGAGTGTTTACAGACATGAACACCACGCCGCCCTACACCTCCACTACTCACTGATGCAACATAGCTAGTAGCATGACCATGCTTACTGACCAGACGCAGTACACGGGTAGGTGACCACTGTGGTCGTCCAAATGAAGTTATGACAGCTAAGGTTCAGGAGAATGACCGTTCTTATTCCACCCACCAACTCATAACCTGTGACTTTTTAATCCCACCATCTGTGCCTCATCAACTCAGTCACCCGTGCAGACCTATAAACTCTCTCTGAcgcctctctctcccactcatATCAGTTCTCATGCCCCCCACCCCCTAAACCctgttcttctcctccttcccctcaTAGCAGGATGGCATGGCAGATCAGCTGCCAGCTCTGTTGCCTTACAACAAGGATGTCTTGAATTTCATAAGAATGCATACGGAGATGGTGAAGCTCAAAGCTCATGAGGACAAGCCCCCAAGTCTGAGTCTGGACCCCCCAGGGATACCTGATGCTCCGTCAACAACTCAAAGGCCTCGGTCATCCCCATGAAAACTACCCCTTCACATCCCCCCTTGACCCCCTGCTCACAAAgtgtcaccatcttgtttttactttagtatgtttcctgttttattttgaagttccctgcctcttgtgtcttgtgtttatttcacttcctgcctttgtaaTTGTCTGCCCCTCCCCTGATTGTATCACCTGTGATGTATTAGTCTTGTCAGCCTTGTTCTGTTCTCTTGTGTTTCTCCACCAATCAGCTCTCAGTCCTCATGTCTGCCCAGCTGTGTCTGGTTGTCTGATTagtgtattgtgtatttatagtctgCAAAAGTCCTCTTGACTTGGACTGGGTTTACTATGACCACGATGACTGAGAGTCTTTACAGACATGAACACCCTCCCCTCATCCCTTTACATCCCTCCTCTGGACCCCTTTACATCCCTCTCCTCGTCCCTTTACATCCCTCCTCTGGACCCCTTTACATCCCTCGTCCCttttcatccctcctcctcGACCGTGTTGCCAGAGTGCATCCGTCAGCCTGCTGGTCTCCTTGCCCGACCTCCTGAGCAGCTCCGTCAGCCTGGTTGTCCTCATGGCCGCCCTCCAGAAGGGTTCCGCCTTACCCAAACCCCTATTCCTCGTGTgagtcgtactgcttttgggttcTGAATACACCCGTTACAGAACCTTTTTCATCCCTCCCTCAACCCCCTTTATATCTCTCGTCCACTTTTTAATCCTCCTTTGGAACCCCTTTCCATCCCTTGAccccttttctttgtttcatggAGGACGTTGCACATGGTTAATAAGGGAAGCTGCTTGAGTCAGGAACGATGAAGACGAGCTGTTTGAGGGTTTTATAACCCATTTCCACACACCCCTAATTAGTTAGCAGTGTATCTGTCTGCGTTTGAGCACCCCTTTCTTGTCAGTAGATGATGGTGGACGTAGTTGTCTTCACCCTGACCAACAGCTGAAAGAAATCATTTTACTGCTTCAGTCAGCATTAATATTACAGAGTGTAAACTCAGGTAAATAGATGCCGTTTGGCTTAAATACTAAAAAGACAAGAGCCTCTTTAGCCTCTCAGGAATGGTTGAGTCACTTGTATTAATAACCATTTAAAAGCATGTGTTTATTGACTGTATCACTGGTTCACTTTCAGAGCAGCAGGATGCTTCACCAGACAGACGGACTGTCCCTTCAGTCTCCGTTCAGACCTCTCACTGTTTTGCTTTTCCATCTTCTCTTGTAGAGGtaactcacacacaaatgcagtcacattgtaacgggtggtgtgttgcagtacgaccaggagacttTATTcagagctttattcaaagcggaacaaacagcaggtagacagaaaaaaggagcaCAAaatcggggacagaaggctgagtcagttaccggggcagaggcaaatcacgggaaatcagtccaggGGCTGGAAGGTTttgatctggcagtgagtgtgtgtgagagtgtatttatactgaggtgagttgcagcagagtgagcaggtgagagggattgtgctgatgaggtgtggcagacaggtgcactgcatgaggcatGTTGAGAAAttcaggtgtgactgtgacaagaTAGGTTTTTGACAGTGTAGTGAGTTAAATATTGCGGGTGTGGTCAGACATGTTGGTTCCTGTAAGATATCTAGCAGCTGCATTTTGAATAAGCTGTCCCTGGGGGCCACAGGTCACAGAGGTCTGGTCTGGTATTTGACgagtttaatttaaataaattgttaatcATATGACATgtccacagaagaagaaattcattttggtttgttattacatcattcatttattattacattttcatta
Proteins encoded:
- the LOC129116538 gene encoding uncharacterized protein LOC129116538; this translates as MGHCILCSVICLNMIQRHSQQLLQQQQKEVETLKKNLESQQEESNIHIKKSEDIEGEVQQLQDQIQRMEADLQNLMESNKRELERSREAPAESSTSLWPLVSRQKFQDEQQRRQKAENQVHILEEKLQTKTRELEGKQADSHKYQEEVETLKTQLESKNKELEDKRDANTQWKKSHDELKETKSQLKRKEEEISRLNRQLENKRDADAEWKKSNDELKEAKSQLKRKEEEISMLKRERRPELLFVFISLSVGQEALE
- the LOC129116543 gene encoding lamin-A-like isoform X1, whose product is MKLLLNRNKEWQQKLHEEKTRREAAEREVETLKKVNTKVQHSRCPLTANHSPLQENSSSANHSPQQENSSSANQNSTTGPGIVIEVDQRGKYIRLRNKSHEDRPLGGWRLEMQVSRRNISYTFDKSYKLKSGETVTMSGPGCDTLSSSSELWWKDFRTFNSADKLKFTLIDNTESRHELTYTIFA
- the LOC129116543 gene encoding lamin-A-like isoform X2, which codes for MKLLLNRNKEWQQKLHEEKTRREAAEREVETLKKVQHSRCPLTANHSPLQENSSSANHSPQQENSSSANQNSTTGPGIVIEVDQRGKYIRLRNKSHEDRPLGGWRLEMQVSRRNISYTFDKSYKLKSGETVTMSGPGCDTLSSSSELWWKDFRTFNSADKLKFTLIDNTESRHELTYTIFA
- the LOC129116540 gene encoding high affinity immunoglobulin gamma Fc receptor I-like, with amino-acid sequence MEVTTLCFRLNAALRIVPNRLQFFEYESVSFHCVGSDGSTQLRGIRTAVDFISSCYKETLVLSCSIQRAYGGDGGEYWCETEGGERSNSVVISVTNGSVILESPVLPVREGHDVTLRCRNMTTSSTITADFYKDGLLIRSSSTGNITILHVSKSDEGLYKCRVSDGGESAESWLTVRDLHRETCPSSDHFLHAVLVLRTVFTIVMVALLLLLLGLLHCGKLRVTQK